A segment of the Carya illinoinensis cultivar Pawnee chromosome 1, C.illinoinensisPawnee_v1, whole genome shotgun sequence genome:
GCTTCACTAGCCATACTGGAACGCCACATCCTTTCCACTTACCCCCCAAAAAAATGCCAAAACATTTATACTTGATTTATCAATGAACATTACTGGAAAATGAAACCAAACGGAAgttgctcaaaaaaataaatatagaaaaaggaAGAGTTCACGTAAGAGTCGGAGAACTGCAGTGTGGAATGTTCAGTGCGACTGATATTGTTCATAGAATTGTATATTTCCAGCTAGCTGCAACATAGACATTTTGGGAATAGATATAGTGATGGTAACACAATTTAGTGTGAATGCCTTGTGTATTCCACAGAGTACTTGAATCAttgatctctctctccctcttaaTGTCTGGACACTGAATTTCCTACACTCGCCATTTATCTGCAGACGAGGATGATACTCTTCTTCAAGGCATCAACAGCTATCGAGCATCCCTGAACTTGACAGCTCTACCACATAATGACAATGCAGAGTGCCTTGCTGATAAGATAGCTGACAAATTCAAAAATCAACCCTGTACAAACACCACCGGCTCCAACACAGTACCAGGCACTGAACCTGGATTCTCTGACTACCCTGACCTTTTAGCCAAATGCCATTTGAATGTCTCCAACACGCAGGATGGGGCCATAATGCCGGCTTGCGTACCCAACCTGGAGCCAAGCCTTGTCCTCACCAACTTCACAAAGTCTCAGTATTCAGGAAATCTCAATGACACTAAGTACACAGGAGCAGGGATTGGGTCTGAAAAAAATTGGATTGTTGTTGTTCTGACCACAAACACATCCACTGGAAGCTTCGTTCCTTCAACTAATGCTGCCAGTTTGGTTTCCAGGGTTGATGTCATCCACCACTTGCTGTTTTTACTGATGGTTTCTATTTTGCTGCTGTAAAGACGATGGCCATAAATAACCACAGCCCATTTTACAGTGAAAATACGTACTCATTCCTACATCTGTTGGTCTGCCATGTGGTGCTAGATGGTAGAATGTTGGACAGACCCATGTCAAGTGACAGCTAATTAGTTATGGTCATTTCACGATGTTTTCTTTTTATCCTACAGcctttaatgttttttttttaatcgtcCCGACTATGTGCGAAAACTTCGACTTATGTTCACCCTGCTGTAAATGATTTACTGGGCCGCAGGCTGATCCCGATACCTAATTAGCTGCATCGGACTATGATTGCGACCGCTGATAAACCCCATTCCCTGCTCTTGTTTTTATCTATTCTCAGATTGAATTCGTTCTTGTCCACTcacacaaaatatttcattcatctcattttatttaatctttataatttttttaaatttttatatacaataaaataaataattcaattttttaaaatttcaatataaaaataatattttataataatattttatttaattttttactttaatctcaacttttgtcatctcatctcatatatgaAAATTAGGCTAATTCTCCCTAAAAG
Coding sequences within it:
- the LOC122274834 gene encoding uncharacterized GPI-anchored protein At5g19250-like; this encodes MLDFATCLKPHPLQPPFSTSMVMASSALRLLFFPLLLSSILLLNHPVKSDNEDDTLLQGINSYRASLNLTALPHNDNAECLADKIADKFKNQPCTNTTGSNTVPGTEPGFSDYPDLLAKCHLNVSNTQDGAIMPACVPNLEPSLVLTNFTKSQYSGNLNDTKYTGAGIGSEKNWIVVVLTTNTSTGSFVPSTNAASLVSRVDVIHHLLFLLMVSILLL